The Spirochaetota bacterium genomic sequence CTTTCTGCGCGAGGCATCCGAGCTGCTTAACGATCCGGACCTTCTGGAAATGTCAAAACGCATCATGGAGATCGGTGACCGATGGCGCGAGATATCGCTGTTTTCCGCAAGAATCGGCAAACGACGCGACTTCAGCCCGGAACGGCTGAAGGAATTGAGCGGCATGATCTACGACAGGGCCGATGCGGAGGAGCGTTTTTTCAGGGATATGCTGAAGCTCTGCAAATCAAAGAAATGAATACCATATGAGAGGACCGAATTATAATATGACTGAAAACAGCCTTAACGACGAAATAAAGCTGCTTATAATCAAAACGCTTAATATTGAGGATGTGCAACCTGATGAAGTGGTCGATGAAGATCCGCTGTTCGGCGAGGGAAACGTTCTTGGCCTGGATTCAATCGATGCGCTGGAGATCGTCATG encodes the following:
- a CDS encoding acyl carrier protein, whose protein sequence is MTENSLNDEIKLLIIKTLNIEDVQPDEVVDEDPLFGEGNVLGLDSIDALEIVMALQEKYGVRIDDKNQSRFILRSIATIADFIEKNRTR